A stretch of Lysinibacillus agricola DNA encodes these proteins:
- a CDS encoding heavy metal translocating P-type ATPase: protein MERSNRENINLIEKTKEHAELIAALLAGLFILLAWRLDTSGQTTASVLLYIVAFCVGGFAKAKEGIEETIENKELNVELLMVLAAIGSAAIGYWTEGAILIFIFAVSGALETYAMNKSHREISALMNLQPEEAWLVRGGFEPMKVSVSTLQIGDHLFIKPGERVPADGVIFKGQSSIDESAISGEPLPVAKREGDEVFAGTVNLNGAITMEMTKPNSETLFQKIITLVQNAQSEKSPSQQFIEKFEGTYVKFVLLTVALMMFLPHFVLGWDWTTTFYRAMVLLVVASPCALVASIMPATLAAISNGAKNGVLFKGGLHLEHLGALRALAVDKTGTLTQGKPVVTDFIVHEEKDREMALAILAGIESQSNHPLAQAITSYAKAEGLTKFPHASIQDIPGWGIKGYVDDMEYQVGKPDFVGAEEADNFADGVATKLAAEGKTVIFIRDKDGIVALAALKDTVRNEAKKAVSLLKELGIDVVMLTGDNEKTAKVIAKEAGVTEYVAECLPETKVTEMKRLLTQHKYVGMVGDGINDAPALATATTGIAMGEGTDVALETADVVLMKNDLSKIAYAVRLSRKMQRIVKQNVFFSISIIVLLIASNFLQIVDLPLGVIGHEGSTILVILNGLRMLNKNV from the coding sequence ATGGAACGCTCTAATCGAGAAAATATTAATTTAATTGAGAAAACAAAAGAACACGCTGAATTAATCGCTGCCCTTTTAGCAGGTTTGTTCATTTTACTCGCATGGCGTTTAGATACTAGCGGGCAAACAACAGCATCCGTTCTTTTATATATTGTGGCATTTTGCGTTGGTGGATTTGCTAAAGCAAAAGAAGGTATTGAAGAAACCATTGAAAATAAAGAGCTTAATGTTGAACTATTGATGGTATTAGCTGCAATTGGTTCCGCTGCAATCGGTTATTGGACGGAGGGTGCTATTCTTATTTTCATTTTTGCTGTAAGTGGTGCTCTTGAAACATACGCAATGAATAAAAGTCATCGTGAAATTTCTGCGCTCATGAATTTACAACCTGAAGAGGCTTGGCTTGTTCGTGGTGGCTTTGAACCAATGAAAGTTTCTGTCTCTACATTACAAATCGGAGATCATCTGTTTATAAAACCCGGTGAACGTGTACCAGCAGACGGTGTAATCTTTAAAGGACAGTCTTCTATCGATGAATCTGCAATTAGCGGTGAGCCGCTTCCAGTGGCAAAACGTGAAGGCGACGAGGTATTTGCAGGTACAGTGAACTTAAATGGTGCCATTACGATGGAAATGACTAAGCCGAACTCTGAAACACTATTCCAAAAAATTATTACACTTGTCCAAAATGCACAAAGTGAAAAATCACCTTCTCAACAGTTCATAGAAAAATTCGAAGGTACGTATGTGAAATTTGTGCTACTTACTGTTGCTCTAATGATGTTCCTACCTCATTTTGTACTCGGTTGGGACTGGACAACAACTTTCTATCGAGCAATGGTGCTCCTAGTAGTTGCTTCTCCATGCGCACTTGTTGCATCCATTATGCCAGCAACTCTTGCAGCAATTTCAAATGGTGCAAAAAACGGTGTGCTATTTAAAGGAGGCTTACATTTAGAGCATTTAGGTGCTTTACGTGCACTAGCAGTCGATAAAACAGGTACTTTAACACAAGGAAAACCCGTCGTGACTGATTTTATTGTTCATGAGGAAAAAGATCGAGAAATGGCGTTGGCAATCCTAGCTGGTATTGAATCACAATCGAATCATCCGCTTGCACAAGCAATTACTTCATATGCTAAGGCTGAAGGTCTAACAAAGTTCCCACATGCATCCATTCAAGATATCCCTGGCTGGGGCATAAAAGGTTATGTAGATGATATGGAGTATCAAGTAGGGAAACCCGATTTTGTAGGTGCAGAGGAAGCTGATAATTTTGCAGATGGTGTAGCGACAAAGCTAGCAGCAGAAGGCAAAACAGTTATTTTCATTCGTGACAAGGACGGCATTGTCGCATTAGCAGCCTTAAAGGATACCGTTCGCAATGAAGCAAAAAAAGCAGTATCATTACTAAAAGAGCTAGGCATCGATGTCGTCATGCTAACGGGTGATAACGAGAAGACAGCGAAGGTAATTGCCAAGGAAGCAGGCGTGACAGAATACGTTGCTGAATGTCTCCCTGAAACAAAAGTGACTGAGATGAAACGACTTCTTACTCAACATAAATATGTAGGGATGGTCGGAGACGGTATTAATGATGCACCTGCATTAGCAACTGCCACTACTGGAATTGCTATGGGAGAAGGAACAGATGTGGCTCTGGAAACAGCAGATGTCGTTTTAATGAAAAATGACTTATCAAAAATTGCCTATGCAGTACGTTTATCACGTAAAATGCAACGCATCGTCAAACAAAACGTCTTCTTCTCTATCAGCATTATCGTTTTATTAATCGCTTCAAACTTCTTACAGATTGTCGATTTACCTCTAGGTGTAATTGGACATGAGGGAAGCACCATTTTAGTTATTTTAAACGGCTTACGTATGCTTAATAAAAACGTATAA
- a CDS encoding YihY/virulence factor BrkB family protein, with the protein MEKKKASIQTAVGVVKSFVSPEEDAVDLMTSKGFMQDLILRIQRVDISALAAQLAYFFLLSFFPLLIFLVTLLPYLNLETTQVYSFLVNIMPDEVYRLIENTLNEILTIRNSSLLSIGVLGTIWSASKGINALIRALNKAYDTETRGSILDRGLSLVFTIAFVIVIAVALLLPVFGQQVGHFLFSIVGIEEQFEIIWHRMRWSMPPLLIFIVLMGIYRFVPNTNPRLKLMRVWPGALFSTLAWLAATYVFSFYISNFANYSATYGSIGGVIILMLWLYFTGIILIFGGVLNATMQKKALQKERIKQNTLANS; encoded by the coding sequence ATGGAAAAGAAAAAAGCATCGATACAGACAGCAGTCGGTGTGGTGAAATCATTTGTCTCACCAGAAGAAGACGCTGTAGATTTGATGACATCAAAGGGCTTTATGCAAGATTTAATACTACGCATACAGCGAGTAGATATATCAGCTCTTGCCGCACAGTTAGCTTATTTCTTTTTACTATCTTTTTTCCCACTACTAATTTTCCTAGTCACATTACTACCATATCTGAATTTAGAGACGACGCAAGTGTATTCATTTCTAGTAAATATTATGCCGGATGAGGTATATAGGCTTATTGAAAATACACTAAATGAAATTTTAACAATCCGTAATAGTAGTTTATTATCTATCGGGGTGCTTGGAACAATATGGTCTGCTTCCAAAGGAATTAATGCGTTGATTAGAGCCCTAAATAAGGCCTATGATACAGAGACTAGGGGAAGTATATTAGATCGAGGGTTGTCCCTTGTTTTCACCATAGCATTTGTTATTGTTATTGCTGTCGCTCTACTTTTACCGGTTTTTGGGCAACAAGTCGGACATTTTTTATTTTCGATTGTTGGCATTGAAGAGCAGTTTGAAATAATCTGGCATAGAATGCGTTGGTCGATGCCACCACTACTTATTTTTATAGTTTTAATGGGGATATATAGATTTGTTCCAAATACAAATCCTCGTTTGAAGTTAATGAGAGTTTGGCCAGGGGCATTGTTTTCAACTCTAGCCTGGCTGGCTGCAACATATGTTTTTTCTTTTTATATTAGTAATTTCGCAAATTATTCAGCTACATATGGCAGTATCGGTGGGGTTATTATTTTAATGCTTTGGCTATATTTCACGGGGATTATATTAATTTTTGGTGGCGTTTTAAATGCAACAATGCAGAAGAAGGCTTTGCAAAAAGAACGTATTAAGCAAAATACACTAGCAAATAGTTAG
- a CDS encoding DUF1128 domain-containing protein: protein MDLSVPSKENVIYMVDQMKDKLRMVNVDAMKSENFDEANYEDLVYLYKMVMKRDTFSPSEMQAIVAELGSLRK from the coding sequence ATGGATTTATCAGTACCGTCAAAAGAGAACGTTATTTATATGGTTGATCAAATGAAAGACAAGCTTCGTATGGTTAATGTTGATGCAATGAAATCGGAAAATTTCGATGAAGCTAATTACGAAGACTTAGTTTATTTATACAAAATGGTCATGAAACGCGACACATTCAGTCCAAGTGAGATGCAAGCCATCGTTGCTGAATTAGGCTCATTACGTAAATAA
- the motB gene encoding flagellar motor protein MotB encodes MAKKAKKKKHDEHIDESWLVPYADILTLLLAVFIILFASSSVDQEKLERMSAVFNQVFDGGTSFLEQPSPVQSPNAESDQTPQQAQQNSAYLKDQQELAEIKDSVDNFIAVNEMEGQFATAMTDEGLLVTIRDSILFDPGKVNVKPEYTPVVKELADVLVSNPPRNIVITGHTDNVPAGPDFSSNLELSLLRASNFYMVLLNSNSQLKSENFSAKGYGENRAIAPNDTPEGRAKNRRVEVLIQPLVTEDGSSAKKS; translated from the coding sequence TTGGCAAAGAAAGCTAAGAAAAAAAAGCATGATGAGCATATCGATGAGTCTTGGCTAGTTCCGTATGCAGATATTTTAACATTGCTATTAGCTGTGTTTATCATATTATTTGCATCCAGTTCAGTAGACCAAGAAAAGCTAGAGAGAATGTCAGCAGTGTTTAATCAAGTATTTGATGGTGGAACAAGCTTTTTAGAGCAGCCTTCGCCGGTCCAAAGTCCGAATGCAGAAAGTGACCAAACACCACAACAGGCACAGCAAAACTCTGCGTATTTAAAGGATCAGCAAGAGTTGGCTGAAATTAAAGATAGTGTGGATAATTTTATCGCTGTTAATGAGATGGAAGGTCAGTTTGCAACAGCAATGACTGATGAGGGTTTACTTGTAACAATTCGTGATAGTATTCTGTTTGATCCAGGGAAGGTAAATGTTAAACCAGAATATACTCCAGTTGTGAAGGAGCTTGCGGATGTATTAGTATCTAATCCACCGCGTAACATTGTTATCACAGGGCATACAGATAATGTCCCAGCAGGACCCGATTTCTCGTCAAATCTGGAGTTATCATTATTGCGTGCTTCAAATTTCTATATGGTTCTATTGAATAGTAATTCTCAATTAAAGTCTGAGAACTTTAGTGCTAAAGGGTATGGCGAAAACCGAGCTATTGCTCCGAATGACACTCCTGAGGGTCGTGCTAAAAATCGTCGTGTAGAAGTGTTAATTCAACCTCTTGTTACGGAGGACGGCTCATCTGCAAAAAAAAGCTGA
- the motA gene encoding flagellar motor stator protein MotA — translation MDISSIVGLILAFIALLTGMVLKGVSLSAFYNPAAILIIIFGTISAVTIAFPMKELKRVPKLFKILFKETKLADDIEIIKMFSQWADLARREGLLALESKASEIEDPFLKNGLTLAIDGQNADYIRDVLTEEVEAMEERHASGSAIFTQAGTYAPTLGVLGAVVGLIAALADMNDIEKLGHAISAAFMATLLGIFTGYVLWHPFANKLKRKSAVEVKQKRMMIEGILSVLEGEAPRVIEQKLSSYLTMEERRQISDESGAGGLGKES, via the coding sequence ATGGATATATCGTCGATTGTAGGGTTAATACTTGCGTTTATAGCGCTATTAACAGGAATGGTGCTAAAGGGTGTAAGCTTAAGTGCATTTTATAACCCAGCTGCCATTCTAATTATCATCTTTGGTACTATTTCCGCAGTAACAATTGCCTTCCCAATGAAGGAGTTAAAGCGTGTACCAAAACTATTTAAAATTCTTTTTAAAGAAACAAAGTTAGCAGATGATATTGAGATTATTAAGATGTTTTCACAATGGGCTGATTTAGCTCGCCGTGAAGGTCTCTTGGCACTTGAGAGTAAAGCTTCAGAGATAGAAGACCCATTTCTAAAGAATGGACTTACATTAGCAATTGATGGTCAGAATGCAGATTATATTCGTGATGTCTTAACAGAAGAAGTCGAAGCAATGGAAGAACGTCATGCTAGTGGTTCTGCAATCTTTACGCAGGCTGGTACATATGCCCCAACTTTAGGGGTACTTGGTGCGGTAGTAGGGTTAATCGCCGCATTAGCAGATATGAATGACATAGAAAAGCTAGGGCACGCTATTTCAGCTGCCTTCATGGCTACGTTATTAGGTATTTTTACAGGTTATGTTTTATGGCATCCATTTGCAAATAAATTAAAACGTAAATCAGCTGTCGAAGTTAAGCAAAAAAGAATGATGATTGAAGGCATCCTTTCTGTCTTAGAAGGGGAGGCGCCACGTGTTATCGAACAAAAACTTTCTTCTTACTTAACAATGGAAGAGCGTCGTCAAATTTCGGATGAAAGCGGGGCGGGCGGCCTTGGCAAAGAAAGCTAA